Proteins from a genomic interval of Spea bombifrons isolate aSpeBom1 chromosome 4, aSpeBom1.2.pri, whole genome shotgun sequence:
- the LOC128490810 gene encoding 2-acylglycerol O-acyltransferase 3-like isoform X2 gives MEDTWKKHIQALSVFQWVLTFVFMGSFFTILLLYLMFTSLWIIPVTYFTWLLMDWETPERGGRRTEWVRRWTVWSRFREYFPIKLVQSSPLSPDRNYVLGCHPHGIMSVAAFSNFATEANGFSDVYPGVRPWLAVLAGMFRLPIYRDYIMSAGVVPVSRDSIQYLLSRCGTGNAVFIVVGGAAESLQSSPTENMVTLSGRKGFVRLALQNGADLVPVYSFGENDIFEQWGGLSVYLTARCPRKKTSPTITASTYRGFSSSSTSIKFTVDFPRQIPCASSNRLTSTAWVLRPDVGLGPPRSTSRRIIGGHVTFKSP, from the exons ATGGAGGACACGTGGAAGAAGCACATCCAGGCCTTGAGTGTTTTCCAGTGGGTACTGACCTTCGTTTTCATGG GATCATTTTTTACAATTCTCCTCCTATACTTGATGTTTACGTCATTGTGGATAATCCCTGTCACCTATTTCACTTGGCTGCTAATGGACTGGGAGACCCCAGAAAGAG GTGGTCGTAGGACCGAGTGGGTGAGGAGATGGACAGTGTGGTCACGTTTCAGAGAATATTTTCCTATAAAG CTGGTGCAGTCATCGCCGCTAAGCCCCGACAGGAATTACGTTCTGGGTTGTCATCCTCATGGGATCATGTCAGTTGCCGCCTTCAGTAATTTTGCTACTGAGGCCAATGGCTTCTCCGATGTATATCCAGGAGTCCGACCGTGGCTGGCCGTTCTTGCGGGAATGTTCCGGCTGCCAATTTACCGTGACTATATCATGTCTGCAG GAGTGGTTCCCGTAAGCAGGGACAGCATACAGTATCTCCTGTCACGCTGCGGCACAGGGAACGCGGTTTTTATCGTGGTGGGAGGCGCAGCCGAGTCCCTGCAGAGCAGCCCCACCGAGAATATGGTGACCCTATCGGGAAGGAAGGGTTTTGTCAGACTGGCTCTGCAGAATGG GGCAGATCTTGTTCCCGTATATTCCTTTGGCGAGAACGACATATTTGAGCAG TGGGGCGGCCTATCCGTGTACCTCACTGCCcggtgccctcggaagaagacgtCTCCCACTATCACAGCCTCTACATACAGGGGCTTCAGCAGCTCTTCGACGAGTATAAAGTTTACTGTGGACTTTCCGAGACAGATACCCTGCGCATCATCTAACCGGCTGACCTCTACGGCCTGGGTGCTTCGGCCAGATGTGGGACTCGGGCCACCACGCTCAACAAGCAGGAGGATAATTGGAGGACACGTGACCTTCAAATCACCTTAG
- the LOC128490810 gene encoding diacylglycerol O-acyltransferase 2-like isoform X1: MEDTWKKHIQALSVFQWVLTFVFMGSFFTILLLYLMFTSLWIIPVTYFTWLLMDWETPERGGRRTEWVRRWTVWSRFREYFPIKLVQSSPLSPDRNYVLGCHPHGIMSVAAFSNFATEANGFSDVYPGVRPWLAVLAGMFRLPIYRDYIMSAGVVPVSRDSIQYLLSRCGTGNAVFIVVGGAAESLQSSPTENMVTLSGRKGFVRLALQNGADLVPVYSFGENDIFEQVHFSPGSWGWRLQLLFQKHVGFAPCLFYGRGVFNADSWGFNPIPRPLTTVVGRPIRVPHCPVPSEEDVSHYHSLYIQGLQQLFDEYKVYCGLSETDTLRII, from the exons ATGGAGGACACGTGGAAGAAGCACATCCAGGCCTTGAGTGTTTTCCAGTGGGTACTGACCTTCGTTTTCATGG GATCATTTTTTACAATTCTCCTCCTATACTTGATGTTTACGTCATTGTGGATAATCCCTGTCACCTATTTCACTTGGCTGCTAATGGACTGGGAGACCCCAGAAAGAG GTGGTCGTAGGACCGAGTGGGTGAGGAGATGGACAGTGTGGTCACGTTTCAGAGAATATTTTCCTATAAAG CTGGTGCAGTCATCGCCGCTAAGCCCCGACAGGAATTACGTTCTGGGTTGTCATCCTCATGGGATCATGTCAGTTGCCGCCTTCAGTAATTTTGCTACTGAGGCCAATGGCTTCTCCGATGTATATCCAGGAGTCCGACCGTGGCTGGCCGTTCTTGCGGGAATGTTCCGGCTGCCAATTTACCGTGACTATATCATGTCTGCAG GAGTGGTTCCCGTAAGCAGGGACAGCATACAGTATCTCCTGTCACGCTGCGGCACAGGGAACGCGGTTTTTATCGTGGTGGGAGGCGCAGCCGAGTCCCTGCAGAGCAGCCCCACCGAGAATATGGTGACCCTATCGGGAAGGAAGGGTTTTGTCAGACTGGCTCTGCAGAATGG GGCAGATCTTGTTCCCGTATATTCCTTTGGCGAGAACGACATATTTGAGCAGGTTCATTTTAGCCCGGGTTCCTGGGGTTGGAGACTGCAGCTTCTCTTCCAGAAACATGTGGGCTTTGCCCCCTGTCTGTTCTATGGCAGGGGGGTGTTTAATGCAGACAGCTGGGGCTTTAACCCTATCCCGCGCCCTCTTACCACTGTGG TGGGGCGGCCTATCCGTGTACCTCACTGCCcggtgccctcggaagaagacgtCTCCCACTATCACAGCCTCTACATACAGGGGCTTCAGCAGCTCTTCGACGAGTATAAAGTTTACTGTGGACTTTCCGAGACAGATACCCTGCGCATCATCTAA
- the LOC128490812 gene encoding 2-acylglycerol O-acyltransferase 2-B-like — MWIHFAPLSIPLSRRLQTAAVLQWTFSFLAMAQCCLVLYVLLIFSQYWFLALLYGIWLYLDWDTPSQGGRRSEWVRRWTVWKYFAEYFPMKLVCTAPLDPRNNYILGFHPHGVLVVGAFGNFCTEGTGFSHFFPGLTPHLLMLPAWFRVPFFREYIMSGSLVSSDKASASHLLSKEGGGHALVIAVGGPPEALDAKPGQLTLQLLKRTGFIKLALMHGAHLVPVISFGENDLYYQVNNPRGSLLRTAQERMQKILGVALPLFHGRGVFQYSWGLLPHRRPIYTVVGSPIPVEKTPHPTTEQIASLHAAYIEKLQDLFEAQKTRYGIPKDCQLVLC; from the exons ATGTGGATCCACTTTGCCCCCCTCAGCATTCCGCTCTCCAGGCGCCTGCAGACAGCTGCGGTCCTACAATGGACGTTCTCATTTCTAGCAATGG CCCAGTGCTGCCTGGTCCTCTATGTCCTCCTCATCTTCTCCCAGTACTGGTTTCTTGCGTTACTCTATGGCATCTGGCTGTACCTGGACTGGGACACCCCATCGCAGGGTGGAAGGCGCTCGGAATGGGTCAGGAGGTGGACAGTATGGAAGTATTTTGCTGAATATTTCCCTATGAAG CTGGTGTGCACCGCCCCATTGGATCCTCGTAACAATTACATCCTTGGATTCCATCCTCATGGGGTTCTAGTGGTGGGAGCCTTTGGAAATTTCTGCACTGAGGGTACCGGCTTCTCCCACTTCTTCCCCGGGCTCacccctcatctcctgatgCTGCCGGCTTGGTTCCGAGTGCCCTTCTTCCGAGAGTACATCATGAGTGGCA GTCTGGTGTCCTCGGATAAGGCCAGCGCCTCCCACCTGCTGTCTAAGGAAGGTGGAGGCCATGCTTTGGTGATTGCAGTCGGAGGTCCACCTGAAGCACTAGACGCCAAACCTGGGCAACTTACCCTTCAGTTGCTCAAAAGGACTGGGTTCATTAAACTGGCTTTGATGCATGG GGCCCATCTGGTTCCGGTTATTTCTTTTGGGGAGAATGATCTGTACTATCAGGTAAATAATCCTCGTGGGTCTTTGCTACGAACCGCTCAGGAGAGGATGCAGAAGATTTTGGGAGTCGCATTGCCACTGTTCCACGGTCGAGGCGTCTTCCAGTACAGCTGGGGCTTACTGCCCCACAGAAGACCCATCTATACAGTGG TGGGCTCGCCAATCCCGGTGGAAAAAACTCCGCATCCTACTACAGAACAGATAGCCTCTCTCCACGCTGCTTACATTGAGAAGCTTCAGGATCTCTTTGAGGCTCAAAAGACTCGGTATGGAATCCCGAAAGATTGCCAGCTGGTTCTGTGCTGA
- the LOC128490809 gene encoding uncharacterized protein LOC128490809: MHPLLHPSFRLVDSNTLLCTSHAPGETVVQVQWKERHTNGTYSLIGVQNPNLGTHVLPPYKDMVKLNSNNLSFTLEIHEEKVVCCEMITYPQGMVQETCLTTDEDKDTQPFHLELLVTLVLGGIFVLGSFIILCHIFWTRNGEAFKSRGGGILQEWRSRETPLPYDGTRNLGYNHLSLANRPSHETLPHRNIRHHRQPSQRNQLVPEVPPRRCQRHDVLSSNNQRPSENPPALPDLPHATILFEETFGTFVAASVSETIYSKHQRKKTQVVEPSWGIEGSTSSFDINARPSWPSATSRPEEVAPLQKSISSPLSTINPMYHSRIQWMPHPTGSLRL; encoded by the exons ATGCATCCTCTTCTACATCCCTCCTTCAGATTAGTGGACTCCAACACACTATTGTGCACCAGTCATGCCCCAGGAGAAACAGTTGTCCAGGTACAATGGAAAGAGAGACACACTAATGGGACATACAGTCTCATCGGGGTGCAGAATCCAAACCTGGGAACCCACGTTCTGCCTCCATACAAGGATATGGTCAAACTAAACTCGAACAATCTGAGCTTCACGTTGGAGATTCACGAGGAGAAGGTGGTTTGCTGTGAAATGATAACGTACCCGCAAGGAATGGTCCAGGAGACCTGCCTGACCACGGATGAAGATAAAG ACACTCAACCTTTTCAcctggagcttctggtgaccCTGGTGTTGGGCGGAATCTTCGTCCTGGGATCCTTTATCATATTATGCCACATCTTCTGGACTCGGAACGG cgaAGCATTCAAGTCGAGAGGCGGTGGAATCCTCCAGGAGTGGAGGAGTAGGGAGACACCGTTGCCGTATGATGGGACCAGGAATCTTGGATATAATCATTTGTCATTGGCAAACCGTCCTAGCCATGAGACTCTTCCACATAGAAACATCAGGCACCACAGACAGCCATCTCAGAGGAACCAGCTCGTACCTGAAGTCCCCCCTAGAAGGTGCCAACGACATGATGTTCTGTCTTCAAACAACCAGCGGCCTTCTGAGAACCCTCCAGCTCTACCTGACCTTCCACATGCCACAATTCTTTTTGAGGAGACCTTTGGGACATTTGTAGCTGCATCCGTTTCAGAGACCATCTACAGCAAGCACCAGCGCAAAAAAACACAGGTGGTCGAGCCTTCATGGGGCATAGAGGGGAGCACCTCCTCATTTGATATAAATGCAAGACCATCATGGCCCTCTGCCACATCCCGTCCTGAAGAAGTTGCTCCACTACAGAAAAGCATTTCTTCTCCACTATCTACAATTAACCCTATGTATCACAGCAGGATACAGTGGATGCCCCACCCCACGGGGAGCTTAAGACTATAA